A single genomic interval of Gouania willdenowi chromosome 10, fGouWil2.1, whole genome shotgun sequence harbors:
- the LOC114470753 gene encoding protocadherin alpha-3-like: MGGRGQRRCRVHCWVVGILLVCNVERICAQLRYTVPEEVQVGSPVGNVAKDLGMDVNTLTSRRLRIVPGPNHALFQLNQNNGLLSVGTNIDREELCDGTKVCLINLKIVVENPLEIHHVGVEISDVNDHSPAFPESAQRLEIAENTPPGTRFQVHAARDPDFGVQSVKTYKLNTNDIFDIEIRDSEEDKIPFLVLKKPLDREKKAEHCLVLTAADGGSPPKSGTLHLNITVLDVNDNRPMFSKDVYTVSLDENAPIGTLVLQINATDLDEGMNSEIEYSFGKTQRKKVHDIFDLDRVTGEITVKGSVDFEETEIYKLDIKVSDKGQPPTMTESRVIIKIKDVNDNKPEIEATSLSNKIPENTKPGTIIALISVTDRDSGVNGKVICKVSDHVPFDLRPSIEENMYSLITKGLLDRETLSHYDLIITATDCGEPQLQSVKTLSVQVSDVNDNKPSFSQNPQELYLTENNTPGAAIFSVSAADEDLNENSVINYHLLRGDGVKGDMTSFLNINSDNGEISALKSFDFEAVKTFQFQVVATDSGTPSLSSNVTVHVFILDQNDNAPVILYPVSSNGSAEGVQEISRNVHAGHLVTKVRAYDADIGYNGWLLFSLQEVSDHSLFGLDRYTGQIRTLRSFTETDEAEHKLLILVKDNGNVSLSATATVMVKVVEPKEAFAASDVQSAAKDDEDSDVTFYLMITLGAVSLLFVISIIVLIAMQCSKSTDYTSKYLQEPNYDGTLCHSIQYRSGDKRYMLVGPRMSIGSTIVPGSHANTLVLPDRRRTSEERERGNNNYTSHTLGLNFP, encoded by the exons ATGGGAGGACGAGGACAAAGGCGATGCCGGGTCCACTGCTGGGTTGTCGGGATTCTGTTGGTGTGCAATGTGGAACGGATTTGTGCTCAGCTGAGATATACTGTCCCTGAAGAAGTGCAAGTAGGATCCCCTGTTGGAAACGTGGCAAAGGATTTAGGAATGGACGTTAATACGCTGACAAGCCGCAGATTACGCATCGTTCCTGGTCCAAATCACGCTCTTTTCCAGTTAAACCAGAACAACGGGCTGCTGTCTGTTGGTACAAATATCGACCGTGAAGAGCTCTGTGACGGTACCAAAGTATGTTTGATAAACCTGAAAATTGTGGTGGAAAACCCGCTGGAAATACACCACGTAGGGGTAGAAATTAGTGATGTGAACGACCATTCTCCTGCTTTTCCAGAAAGCGCGCAGCGACTGGAAATAGCAGAAAATACTCCTCCAGGTACTCGTTTCCAAGTGCATGCTGCCAGAGACCCAGACTTTGGTGTCCAGTCTgttaaaacatacaaattaaaCACAAATGATATATTTGACATTGAGATTAGAGATAGCGAGGAGGATAAAATACCATTTTTAGTTTTGAAAAAGCCATTAGACAGAGAGAAAAAGGCTGAGCATTGTTTAGTGTTAACAGCTGCTGATGGTGGAAGTCCGCCTAAATCTGGTACCcttcatttaaatataacaGTACTGGATGTAAATGATAATCGACCCATGTTCAGTAAggatgtatatacagtatctttaGATGAAAATGCTCCAATAGGAACTCTTGTTCTACAAATAAACGCTACAGATTTAGATGAAGGGATGAATAGTGAGATAGAATATTCTTTTGGGAAAACGCAGAGGAAAAAGGTGCATGATATTTTTGATTTGGACCGAGTGACTGGTGAAATCACAGTAAAAGGCAGTGTGGATTTTGAGGAAACAGAGATTTACAAATTAGATATAAAGGTCTCAGATAAAGGACAGCCACCAACAATGACTGAGAGTAGagtcataataaaaataaaagatgtgAATGATAATAAACCAGAAATTGAAGCGACCTCACTGTCCAATAAAATCCCAGAGAACACAAAACCTGGCACCATTATTGCCCTCATCAGTGTTACAGACAGAGATTCTGGTGTTAACGGGAAAGTTATATGTAAAGTATCAGATCATGTTCCGTTTGATTTGAGGCCGTCAATAGAGGAAAATATGTACTCTCTCATAACAAAGGGGCTTTTAGACCGAGAAACCCTGTCTCACTATGACCTCATTATTACAGCCACAGACTGTGGTGAGCCTCAACTTCAGTCTGTGAAAACTTTAAGTGTTCAGGTGTCAGatgtaaatgacaacaaaccaagttttagtcaaaatccgCAAGAACTTTACTTAACAGAAAATAATACCCCAGGGGCTGCAATATTTTCTGTTAGTGCGGCTGATGAAGATTTGAATGAGAATTCAGTGATAAATTATCACCTTTTGAGAGGTGATGGGGTGAAGGGGGATATGACATCATTCCTAAACATAAACTCTGATAATGGAGAAATCTCAGCTCTGAAGAGTTTTGACTTTGAGGCTGTGAAAACGTTCCAGTTCCAAGTTGTTGCCACAGATTCTGGAACTCCGTCACTGAGCAGCAACGTCACAGTCCACGTGTTCATTCTGGATCAGAACGACAACGCTCCAGTCATCCTGTATCCAGTCAGCTCCAACGGCTCTGCTGAAGGTGTGCAGGAGATTTCCCGCAATGTCCACGCAGGACACTTGGTGACCAAAGTCCGAGCCTATGACGCTGATATAGGATATAACGGCTGGCTGCTCTTCTCACTGCAGGAAGTGAGTGACCACAGTCTGTTTGGTTTGGACCGCTATACAGGACAGATCAGAACACTTCGCTCATTCACAGAGACAGACGAGGCTGAGCACAAACTGCTCATACTGGTCAAAGACAATGGCAACGTGTCACTGTCAGCAACAGCTACTGTGATGGTCAAAGTGGTGGAGCCCAAAGAGGCTTTTGCAGCCTCTGATGTTCAAAGTGCAGCTAAAGATGATGAAGACAGTGATGTGACTTTTTACCTGATGATCACTCTGGGAGCAGTTTCACTGCTTTTTGTCATCAGCATCATCGTGCTGATTGCAATGCAGTGCTCCAAATCCACAGACTATACTTCTAAATATCTGCAGGAGCCAAACTATGATGGGACACTGTGTCACAGCATCCAGTACAGATCAGGAGATAAACGCTACATGTTGGTTGGACCCAGGATGAGTATTGGATCTACTATAGTCCCTGGAAGTCATGCTAACACACTGGTTCTACCTGATAGGAGGAGAACATCTGAGGAG AGAGAGCGAGGGAACAACAACTACACCTCCCACACGTTAGGCCTCAACTTCCCATAA
- the LOC114470754 gene encoding protocadherin alpha-8-like yields MGITHLKRTWRDARISFCLVLLNIALKPNGISAQIRYSVQEESRAGTVIGNVGRDLGLDHGGLAGRNLRVVSGTKQELFIVNLRDGALLVNQRVDREELCGKSVPCITTHKAVVENPLEMHQILVEIIDVNDNAPKFPEENSTLEVFESAIVGSRFQIEGANDLDVGLNSLQSYKLNHNQYFRLETEEFGEEGKLPFLVLQKPLDREHTATHYLQLTATDGGKPPKYATFNITIFVSDINDNSPVCDKPKYIVTTRENAPIGTFLLTVKASDADEGANGEVEYSLRSKVRGITPEIFEINSKTGKITVKRALNYEEKQMYEIKVLAADRGAVSLSTLCNVVVKVEDVNDNHPEIEITSLSSRLREDAPPGTVVALMGVTDLDSGVNGQVDCSVPGHLPFVLKPSPDGQSYSLVTKDYLDKESAQMYDIKITAKDLGSPSLSSSKVIHLDVLDVNDNSPLFTSSPYIFYVAENNIAGLPIFAVCATDADEGENAEVTYSLHYKGSKSQITSFMNINQANGQISALKSFDFEAVKTFQFQVVATDSGTPSLSSNVTVHVFILDQNDNAPVILYPVSSNGSAEGVEDIPRNVHAGHLVTKVRAYDADIGYNGWLLFSLQEVSDHSLFGLDRYTGQIRTLRSFTETDEAEHKLLILVKDNGNVSLSATATVMVKVVEPKEAFAASDVQSAAKDDEDSDVTFYLMITLGAVSLLFVISIIVLIAMQCSKSTDYTSKYLQEPNYDGTLCHSIQYRSGDKRYMLVGPRMSIGSTIVPGSHANTLVLPDRRRTSEEVRC; encoded by the coding sequence ATGGGAATAACGCACCTCAAACGGACGTGGAGGGACGCGAGGATTTCTTTTTGTCTGGTGTTGCTGAATATTGCATTGAAGCCTAATGGTATATCTGCTCAAATACGGTATTCCGTTCAGGAAGAGTCCCGAGCAGGAACGGTGATTGGAAACGTTGGCAGAGACCTGGGTTTGGATCACGGCGGACTGGCTGGTAGGAATCTCCGTGTCGTTTCGGGAACAAAGCAGGAGCTGTTCATAGTAAACCTCAGAGATGGAGCCCTGCTGGTGAATCAGAGAGTAGATAGAGAAGAGCTGTGTGGGAAAAGCGTTCCGTGCATCACAACTCATAAAGCAGTTGTTGAAAATCCTTTGGAAATGCATCAAATTTTAGTTGAAATTATTGATGTGAACGACAATGCACCTAAATTCCCGGAGGAAAACTCCACCCTGGAGGTGTTCGAATCTGCCATTGTTGGATCTCGATTTCAAATCGAGGGTGCAAATGATTTGGATGTAGGATTAAATTCATTACAATCGTACAAGCTTAACCACAACCAATATTTCCGATTAGAAACTGAGGAATTTGGAGAAGAAGGAAAGCTGCCATTCCTGGTTTTACAGAAACCTTTGGATAGAGAGCACACTGCTACACACTATTTACAGTTAACAGCCACAGATGGAGGAAAACCACCCAAATACGCAACATTTAATATTACTATATTTGTATCAGATATAAATGACAACTCACCGGTGTGTGATAAACCAAAATACATTGTAACAACAAGGGAAAACGCCCCAATAGGGACATTTCTACTGACAGTGAAGGCATCGGATGCAGATGAGGGGGCAAACGGTGAGGTTGAATATTCCCTCAGGAGTAAAGTCAGAGGAATCACACCagaaatctttgaaataaacagcaaaacGGGAAAGATAACTGTAAAAAGAGCCCTTAATTATGAGGAAAAGCAAATGTACGAGATCAAGGTGCTGGCTGCTGACAGAGGAGCTGTCTCCCTCTCCACATTGTGTAATGTTGTCGTTAAAGTAGAGGACGTGAATGATAACCACCCCGAAATAGAAATCACATCGCTTTCAAGTCGCCTCCGGGAGGATGCACCTCCAGGCACTGTGGTGGCCTTAATGGGCGTGACTGATCTTGATTCAGGTGTGAACGGACAGGTGGATTGCAGCGTCCCAGGTCACTTACCCTTTGTGTTAAAGCCGTCCCCTGATGGACAGTCGTACTCTCTGGTCACCAAGGACTACCTGGATAAGGAATCAGCGCAAATGTATGATATTAAGATAACAGCCAAAGATTTAGGCAGCCCCTCTCTATCATCTTCAAAGGTGATTCATTTGGATGTACTTGATGTGAATGATAACAGTCCACTGTTTACCAGCAGTCCTTATATTTTCTATGTAGCAGAAAATAATATTGCTGGACTTCCAATTTTTGCTGTATGCGCAACCGATGCAGATGAAGGAGAGAATGCTGAGGTAACATATTCACTCCATTATAAGGGTTCAAAGAGCCAAATAACTTCCTTTATGAATATAAACCAGGCAAATGGTCAAATCTCAGCTCTGAAGAGTTTTGACTTTGAGGCTGTGAAAACGTTCCAGTTCCAAGTTGTTGCCACAGATTCTGGAACTCCATCACTGAGCAGCAACGTCACAGTCCACGTGTTCATTCTGGATCAGAACGACAACGCTCCAGTCATCCTGTATCCAGTCAGCTCCAACGGCTCTGCTGAAGGTGTGGAGGACATTCCCCGCAATGTCCACGCAGGACACTTGGTGACCAAAGTCCGAGCCTATGACGCTGATATAGGATATAACGGCTGGCTGCTCTTCTCACTGCAGGAAGTGAGTGACCACAGTCTGTTTGGTTTGGACCGCTATACAGGACAGATCAGAACACTTCGCTCATTCACAGAGACAGACGAGGCTGAGCACAAACTGCTCATACTGGTCAAAGACAATGGCAACGTGTCACTGTCAGCAACAGCTACTGTGATGGTCAAAGTGGTGGAGCCCAAAGAGGCTTTTGCAGCCTCTGATGTTCAAAGTGCAGCTAAAGATGATGAAGACAGTGATGTGACTTTTTACCTGATGATCACTCTGGGAGCAGTTTCACTGCTTTTTGTCATCAGCATCATCGTGCTGATTGCAATGCAGTGCTCCAAATCCACAGACTATACTTCTAAATATCTGCAGGAGCCAAACTATGATGGGACACTGTGTCACAGCATCCAGTACAGATCAGGAGATAAACGCTACATGTTGGTTGGACCCAGGATGAGTATTGGATCTACTATAGTCCCTGGAAGTCATGCTAACACACTGGTTCTACCTGATAGGAGGAGAACATCTGAGGAGGTAAGATGCTGA